One region of Bradyrhizobium betae genomic DNA includes:
- a CDS encoding DUF4169 family protein translates to MGNVINLNRFRKRAERETSAKQADANRAKFGRTKAERSVEETRADKAKGHLDQHQIDREDQS, encoded by the coding sequence ATGGGGAACGTCATCAACCTGAATCGTTTCAGGAAGCGCGCCGAACGGGAAACCTCGGCGAAGCAGGCGGACGCCAATCGGGCGAAGTTCGGCCGCACCAAGGCGGAGCGGTCGGTGGAGGAGACGCGCGCGGACAAGGCGAAGGGGCACCTGGACCAGCATCAGATCGATCGCGAGGATCAGTCATGA
- the feoB gene encoding ferrous iron transporter B, whose protein sequence is MELPLLHLALVGTPNSGKTSLFNALTGSRQKVANYPGVTVERKEGFFVTPLGRQVSVVDLPGTYSLRGRSPDEEITRDFVLGKASGETVPDLVLCVADSTNLRLTIRLLLELKRTGRPMILVLNMFDIATRRGITVDVERLAGELGVPVVTSIAVRKGGTADLLALTDEISARLAAEPQENSWRALSVAELRATQREADRIITDCVSLPSRPDTWTARIDAVVLHPVGGLIVLALILFVMFQAVFAWAQPLMELLNSGFDALGELVHATLPAGLLQSFLQNGVISGVGSVIVFLPQIIIIFLFILLLEDFGYMARAAFLMDRIMGGAGLHGRAFIPLLSSFACAIPGIMATRVIDNKRDRLTTILIAPLMTCSARIPVYTLIISAFIPAKEIWGFINLQGLVMFGLYAAGITSALAVSFLIKFFMLRDYAPAPFMLELPDYKMPRLKSIAIGVTTRAKMFLYRAGTTIFSMMVLIWFLASFPQPPAGSTEPAIDFSLAAIIGKAIEPLLAPVGFNWQIAVALIPGMAAREVAVAALGTVYAIEGGKEAAEQIGQVLATKWSLATALSMLAWYIFAPQCASTLAVIRRETGSWTWMAVTFSYMLVLAYAASLLTYNVAVALGAG, encoded by the coding sequence ATGGAACTGCCCCTCCTGCATCTCGCCCTGGTCGGCACGCCAAACAGCGGCAAGACCTCGCTGTTCAATGCCCTGACCGGCAGCCGGCAGAAGGTCGCGAACTATCCGGGCGTCACCGTCGAGCGCAAGGAAGGCTTCTTCGTCACGCCGCTCGGACGCCAGGTCTCCGTGGTCGACCTGCCCGGCACCTATTCGCTGCGCGGCCGCAGCCCGGACGAGGAGATCACCCGCGACTTCGTGCTCGGCAAGGCCAGCGGCGAGACGGTGCCCGACCTCGTGCTGTGCGTGGCCGACTCCACCAATCTGCGCCTGACCATCCGCCTGCTGCTGGAGCTCAAGCGCACCGGCCGGCCGATGATCCTGGTGCTCAACATGTTCGACATCGCTACCCGGCGCGGTATCACGGTCGATGTCGAGCGGCTCGCCGGGGAACTCGGCGTGCCCGTGGTCACCTCGATCGCGGTGCGCAAGGGCGGCACGGCCGACCTGCTCGCGCTGACCGACGAGATCTCGGCAAGGCTCGCCGCCGAGCCGCAGGAGAACAGCTGGCGCGCGCTCAGCGTCGCCGAATTGCGCGCCACCCAGCGCGAGGCCGACCGCATCATCACCGATTGCGTCAGCCTGCCAAGCCGGCCCGACACCTGGACCGCGCGGATCGACGCCGTGGTGCTGCACCCCGTCGGCGGGCTCATCGTGCTGGCGCTGATCCTGTTCGTGATGTTCCAGGCGGTGTTCGCCTGGGCGCAGCCGCTGATGGAGCTGCTCAACTCAGGCTTCGACGCGCTCGGCGAATTGGTGCACGCCACCCTGCCCGCCGGCCTGCTGCAGAGCTTCCTCCAGAACGGCGTCATCTCGGGCGTCGGCAGCGTCATCGTGTTCCTGCCGCAGATCATCATCATCTTCCTGTTCATCCTGCTGCTGGAAGATTTCGGCTACATGGCGCGCGCCGCGTTCCTGATGGACCGCATCATGGGCGGCGCCGGCCTGCACGGCCGCGCCTTCATCCCGCTGCTGTCGAGCTTTGCCTGCGCCATCCCCGGCATCATGGCGACGCGCGTGATCGACAACAAGCGCGACCGGCTGACCACGATCCTGATCGCGCCGCTGATGACCTGCTCGGCGCGCATTCCGGTCTACACGCTGATCATCTCCGCCTTCATTCCAGCCAAGGAGATCTGGGGCTTCATCAACCTCCAGGGCCTCGTGATGTTCGGCCTCTACGCCGCGGGCATCACCAGCGCGCTTGCCGTCTCGTTCCTGATCAAGTTCTTCATGCTGCGCGACTATGCGCCGGCGCCGTTCATGCTGGAGCTGCCGGACTACAAGATGCCGCGGCTGAAATCGATCGCGATCGGCGTCACCACGCGGGCCAAGATGTTCCTCTACCGCGCCGGCACCACGATCTTCTCGATGATGGTGCTGATCTGGTTCCTGGCCTCGTTCCCGCAGCCGCCGGCGGGCAGCACCGAGCCCGCCATCGACTTCAGCCTCGCCGCGATCATCGGCAAGGCGATCGAGCCGCTGCTCGCCCCGGTCGGCTTCAACTGGCAGATCGCGGTGGCGCTGATCCCGGGCATGGCGGCGCGCGAGGTCGCGGTCGCGGCGCTCGGCACCGTCTATGCGATCGAGGGCGGCAAGGAAGCGGCCGAGCAGATCGGCCAGGTGCTGGCGACGAAATGGTCGCTCGCCACCGCGCTGTCGATGCTGGCCTGGTACATCTTCGCCCCGCAATGCGCCTCGACGCTCGCCGTGATCCGGCGCGAGACCGGAAGCTGGACCTGGATGGCGGTGACGTTCAGCTACATGCTGGTGCTGGCTTATGCGGCGAGCCTTCTGACGTACAATGTCGCAGTGGCGCTCGGGGCGGGGTAA
- a CDS encoding tripartite tricarboxylate transporter substrate binding protein BugD — MTSIRTFAAGAYAAVLASLCSFVAPAQAQTYPTRGITMIVPFAAGGPTDVISRIVTSHMAQTLGQSIIIENVVGAGGTTATTRAARAANDGYTLITGHMGTHAASVPLYPKLAYHPEKDFEPIALLAGTPILILARKDFPPKDLKEFVAYVKANAEKVNAAHAGIGSVSHVSCELLHSILDIKPVGVPFNGTGPAMNALVAGQVDYMCDQIVNAVPQINAGTIKAYAIATAERNPSLPNVPTTAEAGLPAFQAQAWNAMFAPKGTSPAIVASLNAAAIKALDDETVKKRLLELGSVIPAPAERTPEALATLVKNEIAKWTPVLKPAS, encoded by the coding sequence ATGACTTCCATTCGCACGTTTGCTGCGGGCGCATATGCCGCCGTGCTGGCATCGCTGTGCTCCTTTGTCGCACCGGCACAGGCGCAGACCTATCCGACGCGCGGCATCACCATGATCGTGCCGTTCGCGGCCGGCGGTCCGACCGACGTGATCTCGCGGATCGTCACCTCGCATATGGCGCAGACGCTCGGGCAGAGCATCATCATCGAGAACGTGGTCGGCGCAGGCGGCACGACCGCGACCACGCGCGCCGCGCGCGCGGCCAATGACGGCTATACGCTCATCACCGGGCATATGGGGACGCACGCTGCATCGGTGCCGCTCTATCCCAAGCTCGCCTATCATCCCGAAAAGGACTTTGAGCCGATCGCGCTGCTCGCGGGCACGCCGATCCTGATCCTGGCGCGCAAGGACTTTCCGCCGAAGGACCTCAAGGAGTTCGTGGCTTACGTGAAGGCGAACGCCGAAAAGGTGAATGCGGCGCATGCCGGAATCGGCTCGGTCTCGCACGTGTCCTGCGAGCTCCTGCATTCCATCCTCGACATCAAGCCGGTCGGCGTACCCTTCAACGGCACGGGCCCTGCGATGAACGCGCTGGTCGCCGGGCAGGTCGACTACATGTGCGACCAGATCGTCAACGCGGTGCCGCAGATCAACGCCGGCACCATCAAGGCCTATGCGATCGCAACGGCGGAGCGCAATCCGTCGCTGCCGAACGTTCCGACTACGGCGGAAGCCGGCCTGCCGGCATTCCAGGCCCAGGCCTGGAATGCGATGTTCGCGCCGAAGGGAACTTCACCCGCGATCGTGGCGAGCCTGAACGCCGCCGCCATCAAGGCGCTCGACGACGAGACCGTGAAGAAGCGCCTGCTCGAGCTCGGCAGCGTCATTCCGGCTCCCGCGGAGCGGACGCCGGAGGCGCTGGCCACCCTCGTCAAGAACGAGATCGCGAAGTGGACCCCGGTGCTCAAGCCGGCAAGTTAG
- a CDS encoding ribbon-helix-helix domain-containing protein, producing MKSPVVKRSIVVAGHKTSVSLEEAFWNGMKEISGLRNMTLSELVGEIDGNRQQGNLSSAIRLFVLDYFKSRAMAAIQPEKVPAQ from the coding sequence ATGAAGTCGCCCGTCGTGAAACGATCGATCGTCGTCGCAGGCCACAAGACCAGCGTGAGCCTGGAAGAGGCATTCTGGAACGGCATGAAGGAGATCTCGGGCCTGCGCAACATGACGCTGTCCGAGCTCGTCGGCGAAATCGACGGCAACCGCCAGCAGGGCAATCTGTCCTCGGCGATCCGCCTGTTCGTCCTCGACTACTTCAAGAGCCGCGCCATGGCCGCCATCCAGCCGGAAAAGGTCCCGGCCCAGTAG
- a CDS encoding GNAT family N-acetyltransferase → MSLNIRRARPGEAGLVLAFIRELAEYEKLSHEVDATEALIGDALFGERPQLHCAIAEWNGEPVGFAVWFVNFSTFSGRHGIYLEDLYVRPSHRGRGLGKELLVYLAKECVDNGWSRLQWAVLDWNAPSIAFYKSLGAVMMDDWTLCRVTGPALTRLAGSAT, encoded by the coding sequence ATGTCGCTCAATATCCGCCGCGCGCGTCCCGGCGAAGCCGGGCTCGTTCTCGCCTTCATCCGCGAGCTCGCCGAATACGAAAAGCTCTCGCACGAGGTTGATGCGACCGAGGCGCTGATCGGCGATGCGCTGTTCGGCGAGAGACCGCAACTCCATTGCGCCATCGCCGAGTGGAACGGCGAGCCGGTCGGCTTTGCTGTCTGGTTTGTCAATTTCTCCACCTTCAGCGGTCGCCACGGCATCTATCTCGAAGATCTCTACGTGCGGCCGTCCCACCGGGGCAGGGGGCTCGGCAAGGAGCTGCTGGTTTATCTCGCGAAGGAATGCGTCGACAACGGCTGGTCGCGTTTGCAATGGGCGGTGCTCGACTGGAACGCGCCGTCGATCGCGTTCTACAAATCGCTCGGCGCTGTCATGATGGACGACTGGACGCTGTGCCGGGTCACCGGTCCTGCGCTGACGCGCCTCGCCGGGAGCGCGACCTGA
- a CDS encoding SspB family protein — protein sequence MATDHIRYDVLARDALRGVLRKVLTDAAAHGLPGEHHFFITFVSKADGVKISPRLLAQYPEEMTIILQHQFWDLTVLEDRFEVGLSFGGIPERLIVPFSAIKSFLDPSVKFGLQFDTSDVAEVASETLAAAPAPSAVAVPAPAAETADSTEAPSAPSQGGAEVVRLDRFRKK from the coding sequence ATGGCGACCGATCATATCCGATACGATGTGCTGGCCCGCGACGCGCTGCGCGGCGTGCTGCGGAAGGTACTGACCGATGCCGCGGCCCATGGACTTCCGGGCGAGCATCATTTCTTCATCACCTTCGTATCGAAGGCCGATGGCGTGAAGATCTCGCCGCGGCTGCTCGCACAATACCCGGAGGAGATGACGATCATTCTCCAGCACCAGTTCTGGGATCTGACCGTGCTCGAGGACCGCTTCGAGGTCGGCCTGTCCTTCGGCGGCATTCCGGAGCGGCTGATCGTGCCGTTCAGCGCCATCAAGAGCTTCCTCGATCCGTCCGTGAAATTCGGCCTCCAGTTCGACACCTCCGACGTCGCCGAGGTGGCGTCCGAGACGTTGGCGGCAGCTCCCGCGCCGTCGGCGGTCGCTGTGCCCGCGCCTGCCGCCGAGACTGCGGACAGCACGGAAGCGCCGTCGGCCCCGAGCCAGGGCGGCGCCGAAGTCGTTCGGCTCGATCGTTTCCGCAAGAAATGA
- a CDS encoding thymidylate synthase: MHQYQDLLERILSDGAEKTDRTGTGTLSIFGHQMRFNLSAGFPMLTTKRLPLKAIVHELLWFLKGDTNIKYLRDNGVTIWDEWADANGDLGPVYGHQWRSWPAPDGRSIDQIANVVDMIKRNPDSRRLIVSAWNPAEVDKMALPPCHCLFQFYVANGKLSCQLYQRSADVFLGVPFNIASYALLTMMVAQVTGLKPGDFVHSFGDTHLYSNHLEQAKLQLTRAPRALPVMRINPDVKDIFSFRFEDFELVGYDPHPHIKAEVAV, from the coding sequence ATGCACCAGTATCAGGACTTGCTCGAGCGGATTCTATCAGACGGCGCCGAGAAGACCGACCGGACCGGGACCGGGACGCTGTCGATATTCGGCCATCAGATGCGCTTCAATCTGTCCGCCGGCTTCCCGATGCTGACCACCAAGCGGCTGCCGTTGAAGGCGATCGTGCATGAGCTGTTGTGGTTCCTGAAGGGTGACACCAACATCAAATATCTGCGCGACAACGGCGTCACCATCTGGGACGAGTGGGCGGACGCCAACGGCGATCTTGGCCCGGTCTATGGCCATCAATGGCGCTCCTGGCCCGCGCCGGATGGCCGCAGCATCGACCAGATCGCGAACGTGGTCGACATGATCAAGCGCAACCCGGACTCGCGCCGCCTGATCGTCTCGGCCTGGAATCCGGCCGAAGTCGACAAGATGGCGCTGCCGCCGTGCCACTGCCTGTTCCAGTTCTACGTCGCCAACGGCAAGCTGTCGTGCCAGCTCTACCAGCGCTCCGCCGACGTCTTCCTCGGCGTGCCCTTCAACATCGCCTCCTATGCACTGCTCACCATGATGGTGGCGCAGGTGACGGGCCTGAAGCCCGGCGACTTCGTGCATTCGTTCGGCGACACCCATCTGTATTCCAACCATCTGGAGCAGGCGAAGCTCCAGCTCACCCGCGCGCCGCGTGCGCTGCCGGTGATGCGGATCAACCCCGACGTGAAGGACATCTTCTCCTTCCGTTTTGAGGATTTTGAGCTCGTCGGCTACGATCCGCATCCGCACATCAAGGCGGAAGTCGCGGTCTGA
- a CDS encoding tripartite tricarboxylate transporter TctB family protein — MADTMGHSATATRNTSVVIGFCLLAVAPQIFEFIWSIGTIFGWGAGRGPATVLISHATALVAGAPGALIGSIGGDTKKASSDVLLALIYSYPVFAAAILTLFMTIRSAQDYVGGIALMALALFALWASSDLQGMRGFSFGAGTAPRMFGGLLVALGAAIALTGLLTDGPSMAHYSWRGPLFVMASIVFFALAIRPLGVVVSAFTSFLIAAMGTHETRWVETIIVGACLTLGCALLFPYVLGLPMPMFPRFLVQ, encoded by the coding sequence ATGGCCGATACAATGGGCCACTCAGCGACAGCCACCCGAAACACGTCGGTGGTGATCGGCTTTTGTCTGCTGGCCGTAGCGCCGCAGATTTTCGAATTCATTTGGTCAATCGGGACGATTTTTGGGTGGGGCGCGGGACGCGGTCCGGCCACCGTCCTGATCAGCCACGCCACCGCGCTGGTCGCGGGCGCGCCCGGGGCGCTGATCGGATCTATCGGCGGTGACACCAAGAAGGCGTCATCCGATGTGCTGCTGGCGCTGATCTATTCCTACCCGGTATTTGCGGCGGCGATCCTCACGCTGTTCATGACAATCCGGTCGGCGCAGGACTATGTCGGCGGGATCGCTCTGATGGCGCTCGCCTTGTTCGCGCTGTGGGCCTCCAGCGATTTGCAGGGAATGCGCGGCTTCTCTTTCGGGGCGGGCACGGCCCCCCGGATGTTCGGCGGGCTGCTCGTGGCTCTCGGCGCCGCCATCGCGTTGACGGGACTGCTGACCGACGGACCGTCGATGGCGCATTACTCCTGGCGCGGACCGCTGTTCGTGATGGCCTCGATCGTCTTCTTTGCCCTGGCGATCCGTCCGCTTGGTGTTGTGGTCTCGGCGTTTACGAGCTTCCTGATCGCGGCGATGGGCACGCATGAGACGCGCTGGGTCGAAACGATCATCGTCGGCGCCTGCCTGACACTCGGCTGCGCGCTGCTATTCCCTTACGTGCTCGGTCTGCCGATGCCGATGTTCCCGCGTTTCCTGGTCCAGTGA
- the fumC gene encoding class II fumarate hydratase gives MDVLMAKAARPKTMSPATRIETDSFGPIEVPADRYWGAQTERSRQNFRIGIDRMPISLVHALGIVKLAAAQSNQELGLLDQRRANAIIRAAREVIEGKLDDHFPLVVWQTGSGTQSNMNLNEVIANRANELLGGELGAKKPVHPNDHVNMSQSSNDSFPTAMHIAAASRIHADLVPALGELLRALRKKEKEFAKIVKIGRTHTQDATPLTLGQEFSGYAAQVESGIARLKVAVKELYPLAQGGTAVGTGLNSSPRFAKLFAKRAAGITKLPFTSAANKFEALASNDAYVLAHGAINSVATGLFKIANDIRLLGSGPRSGLGELILPENEPGSSIMPGKVNPTQCEAMTMVCCQVFGNHTAITVAGSQGHFELNVYKPVLAYNMLHSIRLMADAARSFTEHCVSGIRADEKRIKELMQRSLMLVTALAPKIGYDNAAKVAKTAHANGTTLKEEALRLGLVSADEFDRLVQPEKMTRPG, from the coding sequence ATGGATGTGCTCATGGCCAAAGCTGCCCGCCCGAAGACTATGTCTCCCGCCACCCGCATCGAGACCGACAGCTTCGGTCCGATCGAGGTCCCCGCCGATCGCTATTGGGGGGCTCAGACCGAGCGCTCGCGCCAGAATTTCCGCATCGGCATCGACCGCATGCCGATCTCGCTCGTGCATGCGCTCGGCATCGTCAAGCTCGCCGCCGCACAGTCCAACCAGGAGCTCGGCCTGCTCGACCAGCGCCGCGCCAACGCAATTATCCGCGCCGCCCGCGAGGTGATCGAGGGCAAGCTGGACGACCATTTTCCGCTCGTGGTGTGGCAGACGGGCTCCGGCACCCAGAGCAACATGAACCTCAACGAGGTGATCGCCAACCGCGCCAACGAGCTGCTCGGCGGCGAGCTCGGCGCCAAGAAGCCGGTGCATCCCAACGATCACGTCAACATGAGCCAGTCGTCCAACGACTCGTTCCCGACCGCCATGCATATCGCGGCCGCAAGCCGCATCCACGCCGATCTCGTCCCTGCCCTCGGCGAGCTTCTCCGCGCGCTGCGCAAGAAGGAAAAAGAGTTCGCCAAGATCGTCAAGATCGGCCGCACCCACACCCAGGACGCGACGCCCCTGACGCTCGGCCAGGAATTCTCCGGCTATGCCGCGCAGGTCGAAAGCGGCATCGCCCGGCTGAAAGTCGCGGTGAAGGAGCTCTATCCGCTGGCGCAGGGCGGCACCGCCGTCGGCACCGGCCTCAATTCGAGCCCTCGCTTTGCAAAACTGTTCGCAAAGCGCGCTGCCGGGATCACGAAGCTCCCCTTCACCAGCGCCGCCAACAAATTCGAGGCGCTGGCCTCGAACGACGCGTATGTGCTGGCGCACGGCGCCATCAACTCGGTCGCGACAGGCCTGTTCAAGATCGCCAACGACATCCGCCTGCTCGGGTCGGGCCCGCGTTCGGGCCTCGGCGAGCTGATCCTGCCGGAGAACGAGCCGGGCTCCTCGATCATGCCGGGCAAGGTCAATCCGACGCAGTGCGAGGCGATGACCATGGTGTGCTGCCAGGTGTTCGGCAACCACACCGCCATCACGGTCGCCGGCAGCCAGGGCCATTTCGAGCTCAACGTCTACAAGCCCGTGCTGGCCTACAACATGCTGCACTCGATCCGCCTGATGGCCGATGCCGCGCGCTCCTTCACCGAGCATTGCGTCAGCGGCATCCGAGCCGACGAGAAGCGCATCAAGGAGCTGATGCAGCGCTCGCTGATGCTGGTGACGGCGCTCGCCCCGAAGATCGGCTACGACAACGCCGCCAAGGTGGCCAAGACCGCGCATGCCAACGGCACCACGCTGAAGGAGGAGGCGCTCCGCCTCGGCTTGGTCTCCGCGGACGAGTTCGACCGCCTGGTGCAGCCGGAAAAAATGACGCGGCCCGGCTGA
- a CDS encoding chromate transporter, with translation MSTDSAPAAQEPGIPATPAAPPGLPALFLAFARMSLAGFGGVLVFARHAIVDQHRWMTADEFNETFALCHFLPGPNIVNLSMVFGSRLRGIAGGGAAFTGLLLPPTLIMIVFAIVYARFGEVEVLRRILAGISCAAVGLLIAVVFRMMTPLFKRMDVVALILMLGVFAAIGVLRLPLQAVLLVAIPISIGVTFLMRRKVAA, from the coding sequence ATGTCCACGGATTCAGCACCGGCCGCTCAAGAGCCGGGTATCCCCGCCACCCCAGCCGCTCCACCTGGTTTGCCGGCACTGTTCCTGGCCTTTGCCCGGATGTCGCTGGCCGGTTTCGGCGGGGTCCTGGTGTTTGCCCGGCACGCCATTGTCGATCAGCATCGCTGGATGACGGCGGACGAGTTCAACGAGACCTTTGCGCTCTGCCATTTCCTGCCCGGGCCCAATATCGTCAATCTGTCGATGGTGTTCGGGTCGCGGCTGCGCGGGATTGCCGGCGGGGGTGCCGCCTTTACCGGGCTGTTGCTGCCGCCGACGCTGATCATGATCGTGTTCGCCATCGTCTATGCCCGGTTCGGCGAAGTGGAGGTGCTGCGCCGTATCCTCGCGGGCATCTCCTGCGCGGCGGTCGGCCTCTTGATCGCGGTGGTGTTCCGCATGATGACGCCGCTGTTCAAGCGAATGGATGTCGTCGCGCTGATCCTGATGCTCGGCGTATTCGCCGCCATCGGCGTGCTCCGCCTGCCGCTCCAGGCGGTGCTGCTGGTTGCGATCCCCATCAGCATCGGCGTGACCTTCCTGATGCGGCGGAAGGTAGCAGCATGA
- a CDS encoding FeoA family protein translates to MTDNNDTRSQMPLGLAQRGYTGVIQHLSAGDAGSALSDIELESRLIELGFVEGARVEVLHEGLVGRDPIAVRVDNITIAVRRREAMAIIVA, encoded by the coding sequence ATGACCGACAACAATGATACGCGTTCGCAAATGCCGCTGGGCCTGGCCCAGCGCGGCTATACCGGCGTCATTCAGCACCTCTCCGCTGGGGATGCGGGTTCGGCTCTCTCCGACATCGAGCTGGAAAGCCGCCTGATCGAGCTCGGCTTCGTCGAGGGGGCCCGGGTCGAGGTCCTGCACGAGGGGCTGGTCGGGCGCGACCCGATTGCCGTGCGGGTCGACAACATCACGATCGCGGTCCGCCGTCGTGAAGCCATGGCCATCATCGTCGCCTGA
- a CDS encoding chromate transporter: MNNQNPIWALITTFGLMSLFAVGGAAAAVPEMHRIAVDVHHWMTDKQFADAYAIAQLSPGPNVLIVTLIGYAVAGIPGALAATLAMCLPTALLAYYVSRLLNRPSRSRWPGLIQAALVPLSIGLMAASALILAQSTDRTIAALLLTATVAVIASVSRINPLWLLLAGGLLGFAGIV, from the coding sequence ATGAACAACCAGAATCCGATCTGGGCGCTGATCACCACCTTTGGTTTGATGTCGCTGTTCGCGGTCGGCGGCGCCGCGGCGGCCGTGCCCGAGATGCATCGCATCGCGGTCGACGTGCATCACTGGATGACCGACAAGCAGTTCGCCGACGCCTACGCGATCGCGCAACTCTCTCCAGGTCCAAACGTGCTTATCGTTACGTTAATCGGCTATGCCGTCGCCGGCATCCCCGGTGCGCTGGCGGCAACGCTGGCGATGTGCCTGCCGACGGCGCTGCTTGCCTATTATGTCAGCCGTCTCCTGAACCGGCCGAGCCGATCGCGCTGGCCCGGCCTGATTCAGGCTGCACTGGTTCCGCTCTCGATCGGATTGATGGCAGCGAGCGCCCTGATCCTTGCCCAGTCGACCGATCGCACCATTGCTGCACTGCTTCTGACCGCGACGGTTGCAGTGATAGCCTCGGTCTCGCGCATCAATCCACTATGGCTTTTGCTCGCCGGGGGCCTGTTGGGTTTTGCTGGCATTGTGTGA
- a CDS encoding tripartite tricarboxylate transporter permease encodes MDLFANLAHGFAVAFSPINLLMCLIGALVGTLVGVLPGIGTIATVAMLLPITFGLPPVGALIMLAGIYYGAQYGGSTTSILVNIPGEATSVVTAIDGHQMAKQGRAGPALAIAAIGSFFAGCVATVLIAVLGAPLTKLALAFGPAEYFSLMVLGLIFAVVLAKGSVLKAIAMIVFGLLLSMVGSDIETGASRMAFNIPELADGLGFATVAMGVFGFAEIIRNLDAGAEMNRDLVQQKITGLMPTRKDLVDSTPAILRGTALGSILGILPGGGAVIASFAAYTLEKKLARDPSRFGRGAIEGVAGPESANNAAAQTSFIPLLTLGIPPNAVMALMVGAMTIHGIVPGPQVMQKQPDLVWGMIASMWIGNLMLIIINLPLVGIWVRLLRVPYRLMFPSIVIFCAIGIYSVNNAPVDVILAGVFGLVGYWLIKHDFEPAPLLLGMVLGPLMEENLRRALLISRGDWSVFLTRPLSAVLLGIAAFLLVLTVLPALRSKRDEVFTESEN; translated from the coding sequence ATGGATCTCTTTGCCAACCTCGCTCACGGCTTCGCCGTCGCGTTCTCCCCGATCAACCTCCTGATGTGCCTGATCGGTGCCCTCGTCGGTACGCTGGTCGGCGTTCTCCCGGGCATCGGCACCATCGCGACGGTCGCGATGCTGCTCCCGATCACGTTTGGTCTGCCGCCGGTCGGTGCGCTGATCATGCTCGCCGGCATCTATTACGGCGCCCAGTATGGCGGCTCGACCACGTCGATCCTCGTCAACATACCAGGCGAGGCGACATCGGTCGTCACCGCCATCGATGGTCACCAGATGGCCAAGCAGGGCCGTGCCGGTCCGGCACTGGCGATTGCGGCGATCGGCTCGTTCTTCGCCGGCTGCGTCGCGACCGTGCTCATCGCCGTTCTCGGCGCGCCGCTCACCAAGCTGGCGCTGGCGTTCGGTCCGGCCGAATATTTCTCGCTGATGGTGCTTGGCCTGATCTTCGCGGTCGTGCTGGCCAAGGGCTCGGTGCTGAAAGCGATCGCGATGATCGTGTTCGGCCTGTTGCTCTCGATGGTCGGCTCGGACATCGAGACCGGTGCTTCGCGCATGGCCTTCAATATTCCGGAGCTTGCCGACGGTCTCGGCTTCGCGACGGTGGCGATGGGCGTGTTCGGCTTTGCCGAGATCATCCGCAACCTCGATGCCGGCGCCGAGATGAATCGCGATCTCGTGCAGCAGAAAATCACCGGCCTGATGCCGACCAGGAAAGATCTGGTCGACTCGACGCCCGCGATCCTGCGCGGCACCGCGCTCGGCTCGATCCTCGGCATTCTGCCGGGCGGCGGCGCGGTGATCGCGTCGTTTGCGGCCTACACGCTCGAGAAGAAGCTTGCCCGGGACCCGTCGCGGTTCGGTCGCGGCGCAATCGAGGGCGTGGCGGGGCCGGAAAGCGCCAACAACGCAGCGGCGCAGACGTCCTTCATTCCGCTGCTGACGCTCGGCATCCCGCCGAACGCGGTGATGGCGCTGATGGTCGGTGCGATGACCATTCACGGCATCGTGCCGGGCCCGCAGGTGATGCAGAAGCAGCCCGACCTCGTCTGGGGCATGATCGCCTCGATGTGGATCGGCAATTTGATGCTGATCATCATCAACCTGCCGCTGGTCGGCATCTGGGTGCGACTGTTGCGCGTGCCTTACCGGCTGATGTTCCCCTCGATCGTGATCTTCTGCGCGATCGGCATCTACTCGGTGAACAACGCGCCGGTGGACGTCATTCTCGCAGGTGTGTTCGGTCTGGTCGGCTACTGGCTGATCAAGCACGATTTCGAGCCGGCTCCGCTGCTGCTCGGCATGGTGCTCGGACCGCTGATGGAAGAGAATCTGCGCCGCGCGCTGCTGATCTCGCGCGGTGACTGGAGCGTGTTCCTGACGCGTCCGCTGTCGGCGGTGCTGCTGGGGATCGCGGCCTTCCTTCTGGTGCTCACGGTGCTGCCCGCGTTGCGTTCCAAGCGCGACGAGGTGTTCACCGAATCCGAGAACTGA